A segment of the Acidimicrobiales bacterium genome:
GCCTGGTCGGCGCCCCCCTCGCCGGCCAGCGCCCGGCCGAACGCCAACGGGTGCGGCACCGACAGGATCGTGAGGGTCCGCAGCCGCTCCGGGTGCCGGCCGGCCACCTGCCAGGCAACCGCCGCGCCCCAGTCGTGACCCACCAGGTGGAAGCGCGCCGCGCCCAGGGCATCGGCCAGGGCGAGCACGTCGCCGACCAGGCTCAGCGACCGGTAGGCCTCCACCTCGGCCGGGCGGGCCCCCGGCGAGTAGCCCCGCTGGTCGGGCGCCACCGCCCGGTACCCGGCCGCGCCCAGCACGGGGAGCTGGTGGCGCCACGACCACGACGTCTGCGGGAACCCGTGCAGCAGCAGCACCAGCTCGCCGTCGTCGGGCCCGGCGACGAGAGCGTCGAAGGTGAGGCCGCCGACGGTGATCTCCAGGTGCTCGAGGTCGCTCATCGGGCCGACCCTACGCCCCGACCCGGACGTGGGGCCGACCGGCTCAGGGACGCCGGCCGAAGAGGTGGAGCAGCCGGGTCTGCGGATCGGCCCCCGGAGGCGACGCCACCGGCGGCGCGAAGTACTGGGGCATCTGGGCCAACAGCGCGGCGTAGGGCTCGGCCCAGCCGAGCACCGCGTCGACCAGCCCGGGATCGAGGCGCTCGTCGGCACCCACGGCCCGGGCCAGGTCCCACGCGTGCACGACCAGGTCGGCGAGGCGCTGCCAGGCGTAGTCGGCGCCGGGCACGTCGCCCATGGAGAGGTGCACCGTGCGCTCCAGCGCACCCGGCTCCTCGAACGCCTCGCACGCGGCCTCGGCCGCCGGGGCGAACGCCACGGCCGGGTCGTCGCCGAGCAGGTCGCCGTCGAAGCGGTCGCCGACGTCGGCCATGGTGGCCCCGCCCACGATGGCCGGCACCCAGAGGTTCTCGCCGTGGTTGTGCGACACCAGCGCCCGCACGTCCCAGGCCGTGCAGGGCGTGGGCTCGTGCCACCGATCGGGGGCGACGCCGTGCACCAGGGCGGTGAAGGCCGCCGCGGCGCGCCGGTGCCGGGCGGCCAGCTCGGCGGAGGGCTCGGCGGCGGGCACGGCCACGGCGCGCCTACTCGCCCACGAGGGGGCGCCAGCCCGTGGCCCGGCGCTGGCGGAGAGCCTCGG
Coding sequences within it:
- a CDS encoding alpha/beta hydrolase → MSDLEHLEITVGGLTFDALVAGPDDGELVLLLHGFPQTSWSWRHQLPVLGAAGYRAVAPDQRGYSPGARPAEVEAYRSLSLVGDVLALADALGAARFHLVGHDWGAAVAWQVAGRHPERLRTLTILSVPHPLAFGRALAGEGGADQAGRSAYIDFFRSADAAAFLVADGAAGLKQLFLATGLPEDQVVEYVRALGTQEAMQAALNWYRAADLTLVEGLGPITTPTMFCWSTDDPALGREAAEWTAEHVDGPYRFEVFEGVGHWIAEQAPELLDRLLLDHLGTSGAAGG
- a CDS encoding TIGR03086 family protein, which gives rise to MPAAEPSAELAARHRRAAAAFTALVHGVAPDRWHEPTPCTAWDVRALVSHNHGENLWVPAIVGGATMADVGDRFDGDLLGDDPAVAFAPAAEAACEAFEEPGALERTVHLSMGDVPGADYAWQRLADLVVHAWDLARAVGADERLDPGLVDAVLGWAEPYAALLAQMPQYFAPPVASPPGADPQTRLLHLFGRRP